A window of Paenibacillus sp. 19GGS1-52 contains these coding sequences:
- a CDS encoding DNA adenine methylase: MKVQRILHYPGSKWSMADWIISHMPPHITYVEPFFGSGAVLFTKERSQLETVNDIDGEIVNLFRVIRERPDELAHVIRWTPHARQEYYESYVPDADELERARRLVVRLWQGRGGKTAHRTGWRSMIERNGPLPGKEWLAFPEKIHAVAERLQGVQIECQTALTLLERYRRPGVLIYADPPYIQSTRTTTSYRCEMTDADHKELLEALDAHPGPVLLSGYAHPMYDRKLSHWNREVKNVKAEGGASRTEVLWINPIAAVQVGQLQLF, translated from the coding sequence ATGAAAGTACAGCGAATTCTGCACTATCCCGGAAGCAAATGGAGCATGGCAGACTGGATTATTAGTCACATGCCGCCGCACATCACGTATGTGGAGCCTTTTTTCGGCAGCGGTGCGGTGCTGTTCACCAAGGAACGCAGCCAACTGGAAACCGTGAATGACATCGATGGCGAAATCGTTAATTTATTCCGTGTGATCCGAGAACGTCCGGATGAGCTTGCGCATGTGATTCGGTGGACACCGCACGCTAGGCAGGAATACTACGAGAGCTACGTGCCGGATGCGGATGAGTTGGAGCGTGCACGGCGACTGGTTGTTCGTCTGTGGCAGGGCAGAGGGGGCAAGACCGCGCACCGTACCGGCTGGAGAAGCATGATTGAGCGTAATGGACCCTTGCCTGGTAAAGAGTGGCTTGCTTTTCCAGAGAAGATTCATGCGGTTGCAGAGCGGCTTCAAGGCGTGCAGATCGAATGTCAGACCGCTTTAACATTACTGGAGCGCTATAGACGGCCAGGAGTGCTGATCTACGCAGACCCACCGTACATCCAAAGTACACGAACCACCACGAGTTATAGGTGTGAAATGACAGACGCTGATCACAAAGAATTACTGGAGGCGTTGGATGCTCATCCGGGACCTGTGCTACTCAGCGGGTATGCTCATCCAATGTATGATCGTAAACTTTCGCATTGGAACAGAGAGGTGAAGAACGTCAAGGCTGAGGGCGGGGCAAGCCGGACGGAAGTCCTCTGGATCAACCCCATTGCGGCCGTGCAGGTGGGGCAGTTACAGCTATTTTGA
- a CDS encoding DNA cytosine methyltransferase, with protein MEQKNTIHYKTAAVLFGGIGGESSGLLQSQVEYGGKLYKFKLLCSIDSDPVACRNHDLITGEKTAVVMDLFRRWQYAAWHGQQPPANWREMTPWDLWLAFGQQVPFFLFTSPPCKGLSGLLPQDKANSDKYQALNFLTVSGLELALQACDEYGGSVPAIIQMENVPRINTRGQKLLKQIKKLLRKYGYAVSIRADHNLGEIGGLGQNRVRFLIMARHEAQIPNVIYYPERKPLRTIGDIIGPLPFPGDTVAGGPLNRMPKLARKSWEKLMAIPAGGYWRDLNTFEYQKYRLLHEPRSGAWAVEGWNQTSRTVTGGAGVGRSNGAAAISDPRMNLGGGTYSTIYRLVRWEEESPCVTGATGANNGALSVADPRLSERDSRHPAAYRVVRDDEPAPCVTGTRFGSGAIAISDSRVNDRVGRYTNQFKMQSWQEPAKTVTGDTDIQSGAQLISDPRCKTMLQPDCYGVQVWDKASKTIRGASRIMQSASSIADPRMKCTPRADTMGVQAWDNPAKTVTGTADIHSGAAAVADPRIPEPDERCIMIIIAEDGTWHRPLTTFEMAMLQSFPQFLPDGRPFQLEGCSDAKAREYIGNAVPKDAAEEMGNVVLLAGAEAEAGVSFELSWNAVWVVPQVEPMTIVVH; from the coding sequence TTGGAACAGAAAAACACCATTCATTACAAGACGGCAGCTGTTTTATTCGGTGGCATCGGCGGGGAATCATCAGGATTGCTACAATCTCAAGTCGAGTACGGGGGCAAGCTGTATAAATTCAAATTGCTATGTTCGATTGACAGCGATCCGGTGGCTTGCCGCAATCATGATTTGATAACAGGTGAGAAGACAGCAGTCGTGATGGATTTGTTCCGCAGGTGGCAATATGCAGCCTGGCATGGGCAACAGCCGCCAGCGAACTGGCGAGAAATGACACCTTGGGATCTCTGGCTGGCCTTTGGACAGCAGGTGCCATTCTTCCTCTTTACCTCCCCGCCGTGTAAGGGGCTGAGTGGGCTGTTGCCACAGGATAAAGCCAACTCGGATAAATATCAGGCCCTCAACTTTCTAACGGTTAGTGGGCTGGAACTGGCGTTGCAAGCTTGCGACGAATACGGGGGCAGCGTACCTGCAATTATTCAAATGGAAAATGTCCCGAGAATCAATACCCGAGGCCAAAAGCTACTCAAACAGATCAAGAAACTGCTTCGGAAATATGGCTACGCGGTCAGCATCCGTGCAGATCACAACCTTGGGGAAATCGGTGGGCTTGGACAAAACCGTGTTCGCTTCCTGATTATGGCCCGGCATGAAGCACAGATTCCGAACGTGATTTATTATCCGGAACGAAAACCCCTGCGCACCATTGGGGATATCATTGGACCTCTGCCATTTCCGGGAGATACCGTAGCTGGAGGTCCCCTTAATCGAATGCCCAAGCTTGCACGGAAGTCATGGGAGAAGTTGATGGCCATCCCTGCAGGTGGGTATTGGCGGGACTTGAACACGTTTGAATATCAGAAATACCGTTTGCTGCACGAACCCCGGAGTGGAGCCTGGGCGGTGGAGGGTTGGAACCAAACGAGTCGGACCGTAACCGGAGGGGCTGGAGTCGGCCGAAGTAACGGTGCTGCCGCTATTTCAGACCCGCGCATGAACCTGGGAGGAGGTACATACTCGACGATTTACCGGTTGGTGAGATGGGAAGAAGAATCGCCGTGTGTAACCGGTGCGACAGGCGCGAACAATGGAGCTTTGAGTGTTGCCGACCCCAGGTTATCGGAGCGTGACAGTCGCCACCCCGCAGCTTATCGGGTTGTGAGAGACGATGAGCCGGCCCCCTGTGTGACAGGGACCAGATTTGGAAGTGGAGCGATAGCGATCTCGGATTCAAGGGTGAACGATCGAGTGGGCCGATATACGAATCAATTCAAAATGCAGTCTTGGCAGGAACCCGCGAAGACGGTCACCGGAGATACGGATATCCAAAGCGGTGCTCAACTTATCTCTGATCCGCGTTGTAAGACGATGCTGCAGCCGGATTGTTACGGGGTGCAGGTATGGGATAAAGCCTCCAAAACGATCCGGGGCGCTTCACGGATTATGCAATCGGCCTCTAGTATTGCGGACCCCAGAATGAAGTGTACCCCTCGGGCGGACACCATGGGTGTGCAGGCTTGGGATAATCCGGCCAAGACAGTCACAGGCACGGCAGATATTCATTCCGGGGCTGCTGCAGTTGCTGATCCAAGAATTCCAGAACCGGACGAGCGGTGCATCATGATTATTATTGCCGAAGATGGGACGTGGCACCGACCACTAACCACGTTTGAAATGGCGATGCTGCAGAGCTTCCCGCAATTCCTTCCGGACGGAAGACCCTTTCAACTGGAAGGCTGCTCGGATGCTAAAGCGAGAGAGTACATCGGGAATGCGGTGCCGAAGGATGCAGCGGAGGAAATGGGCAATGTTGTGTTGCTGGCGGGTGCGGAAGCAGAGGCAGGAGTTTCCTTTGAACTGAGCTGGAATGCAGTGTGGGTGGTTCCGCAGGTAGAGCCTATGACTATTGTGGTGCATTGA